One Companilactobacillus farciminis KCTC 3681 = DSM 20184 genomic window, GGCACTGGGAATTTTACTAGGAGGACTAACTATGAAATTACATTTAGCAGCTTTCAATGACGGTCGTGGATGGCAACCGATTAGAAAGAAAGGTAAGAAAAACCATACAAATTTATGTGTCTATGATAACTATGACAGTGCCGTTAGAGCTATAAGAAAACTTAAATACAGATATCCAGAAGAAACAGAATTTAATGTATTCACGTTTGGAGTTGAGAAATTTGGATAAGCAAAGAATTATGGAACTGGCTCAAGAACTAGCAAGTGTTCCAGACAATGACACAGGTTACGCTAAGCACTACATACTCGAGGATATTGAGAATGAATTGGATGCAAAACCAATAATGCCACAAGTGTTCGATGATTTTGCTAAGAACTTCAATTATGATTCAAAATCTAAATTAGTAGCCGGAAAAATTGATAAGGATGGTGATAGTGAATGAGTTTAATATCATCAATTTTGATTGGAGCACTTGGAGGAATTGCAACGGTTCTTTTATTAAATGCTTTTGATAATAAAAAGCATAATGTAAAAACCTCCGAAAAAAATCTCGGTAGAATTCCTAGCCGAGACGAGGCAAAGCTATCGTCGGTAGCTGTAATTAAACCAGCATTATTCATTCAAACCACGACAGACAAAGCTATATTTAGTAAAGAAGATTCGCCGTCGATTACTATCTATAAGCAGTCTGGAATTGTTGAAGTCAATACTAATAAAGAAAGTATTATTTTTAGCATGATTAATATTGAAAGAATCGACTATGATCCAGATAAATGTAATGTCTATTTTGAGGGAGAGTGAGCATTATTAAATTAAGACCAGATATACGAAGCAGATGTGAAAGTATTCTTAGAGATTATCCTAGCGTTGATGGCTATATTTTAGATAGAAAACGTGAGCTTGCTTGCCAACCTCATGAGGACGATGAAAACGTTGGAGGTGGGAAGAGTTCTAAGATATCACGCCCACAAGAAACGTACGTTATTACGCTAGACCAGGATATGCGTTTAAGAATGCTAGAGAATCAGAAGAAAGTAGTGACTGACTGCTACTTAGAAACTGACGAGGACACGAGGACTATTATTAGAGAATTGTATTTCAAGAAACATCCGACGTATACGATCAGTGGATTGTCGATTAATCAAAAAGTTAACGTGTCGATAGCAACCGCTAAACGTTTGAGAACTAGATTTTTAATTGAACTATCTGAAAAGCTAGGTATGTTTGAACCTTAATGCTTTAAATTGAGCCAAACGTGAGCTTTTCGACGGTACTTTAAGAGTTAAATTAGTAGTATAGAAAGTTAGCAGGAAGTTAGCTTTCTTACCTCATAAATTAACGACGACATAAACATACCCGGAAAATATGTTTATGGTGCAGGCAATCTGGCCAAGCTATTCAATAGTTTTCGAGTTCAAATCTCGATGCCTGTATACGAGAGTTAGACCACTCTCGTGAGATACACAATCCTCTGAAACAAAAAAGGTTGGATGGTGACTAGAGCGGTAATTAGTAGTAGAAATTAGTGTAGCGATTCTACGTCGGTGGTTCGATTCCACCTCATCCAAGTGGCTAGCGGAAAACAGCCTAAACTAAAGGGTGTCTATACCCTTTTAAAAAACAACAACAAGCGTATGAATGAGGTAGCGATGCTAATTCATATACTGGTAGCTAGTGGCGCAACGGGTAACGCTAAATATTAATGATGCTGCATGGTTCGACTCCATGCCTAGCTATTGTGGAAGTATTTCCACAGTGTATGAAATAAAAGTTTAATACTAATCGAAGTGAGGTTGTCTCCCTCACTCTGGTAGCGTGAATGGTTGGGAAGCTAAGAGATCATATCTCTTGCGTTCAGGTTCGAACCCTGGACACGCTATATTAAAAAAAATGAACGCGTACTTAGTACGCCACTAGCTGATAGATATTTAATCTATCAGCTTTTTATTTTGGGGGAGAGAGTATGAAAGTAATTATCGAACCTGGTAAAGTACCCGAAATATATGACGATGACGGTCAACGGATTGACGGGATAGTTAGCTTTAATTATGGCTATGTTACAAGAGATTCAAAAGACATAGGCAAGAACGAGATGAATGTGAATTACTATTCATTACAAAGAAATGTGGTAATGCACAAAGGATGGAA contains:
- a CDS encoding Phage transcriptional activator RinA — encoded protein: MSIIKLRPDIRSRCESILRDYPSVDGYILDRKRELACQPHEDDENVGGGKSSKISRPQETYVITLDQDMRLRMLENQKKVVTDCYLETDEDTRTIIRELYFKKHPTYTISGLSINQKVNVSIATAKRLRTRFLIELSEKLGMFEP